The genomic DNA CCTTCATTAATTATTGTAGGTAGTTTAATGGCACAAAGTCTTCGTGATATTAATTGGAATGAATTTGAAGATGCATTACCAGCATTTTTAATTTTCGTTGGTATTCCGTTAACGTCTAGTATTGCGAATGGAATAGCAATTGGATTTTTAGTGTATCCAGTTTTAAAGATTGTGAAAGGGAAAGGGATGGAAGTCCATCCGTTACTATACTTATTTACAATTTTATTTGGATGTCATTTATTCTTATAATATAGATATAGGAGAGGGGCTTCTTATGAGAGGCTCCTTTTTTGTGTATAATAAAGTGAAACTTAAATTAATTATGTAAATTATAAATTACTTAATGGAATATATATGTTACACTAAGGGTAGAGGAGGAACATGAATGGCTGTAAGTAAAATAAAAGTCGCGCGTGTTCAGTTAGATTTAACACAGCAACAATTAGCAGAAAAAGTAGGCGTTACAAGGCAAACGATTAGTTTAATTGAGAAGGGGAAATACAACCCGTCTTTAGATTTATGTTTAAAAATTTGTTATGCGGTAGATAAAACATTGAATGATTTGTTTTGGGAGGAAAAGGAGTGATAGGATGAAAATCGTGAAAGATGAACGTTTAATGATTGAGGGGCTAAAACATATTAGACTAGTTTTTATCTTACAAAATATCATCATACTAGGTATTGTTTTTTATCGCTACGTTTTGCAAGGGGCAGGATATGAAAGTATTTCAGATTTATTAATGGTATTTATGGGCGGGATAATAGTTATTAACTTTTTAAATCTGAAAAATTCAGTGGAAGTGTATGAGCATACAGGGGGAGTATCACGCAATTATTTTATGAAGTTATTATTAATTCCAGTAGGTATTGTTATTGGGATCTTAGCTATTTGTATTATTGTAACACCAGATATTTCGATAAAGGAAATTAGTATGACAGGACTTATTATGTTTGCTTGTTTTTTAGTTCCTAGTTTGTTTATATACATATATATGAAAAAAATAAAAAATGAAGATTGAAATATAAGAAAAGCTTTCCTGTATTGCGGAAAGCTTTTCTTATATCCTTTTATATAGTACCTTATGAAGACCAATCGGTTCAATTTCAAAGATTTCACCATGTTCCTGAAAGCCTAGGCGCTTGTAATAGTCAGCTACAGTAACTCGGCCATTACACCATAATATATTTGCTTGACGTTCTTGTAATATTTGTTCTGCCTTCTGAATTAAGGAGCTTCCAGCGTGTTTGTTTCGAAATTCAGGTAATGTGGCCATTCCTCGTAAACGATAGTGAATACCGGCTGGTAAGTCAGGGTATATTTCTTTTGAGAAGGAAGCGATACTAACCAGTTTATCGTTTATAAATGCGCCTAAGTGAAAGCTGGCTGTTTTATAGTCGGAAGGGTATTTACAATCTGCTAATGTTTGACTCGGGCGTAAAATTTTTTGACGTAATACATAAGTTTCAGATCCATCAATATTTTTCACGGTAATCATATTAACATCCTTTCTTATAAACCTTTTTCTGTTAGTTGTATAAAGAAATAGGCAGGTGCGGCGAAAAGTCCGAGTATGCTAGCAGTTCCGAGAAGGAGTGAAAGTAAGAGGCAAGAGTATTTTATTCCATTCGATTTTTTCCATCCATAACTACAAATTTCAATGCTAACACCGATGAGAATAATGGCAACGAGTACTTCCGCTAATAATAAGAGAGCTAAAGTTACAATAGACATAATGTGATCCATCCCCATAATATGTGATAGTAACATTTTACCATATGAAATGGAAAAAAATGCCCCTTAATTATGTGAGGGGCATTTTTCTATTCTAATATGCTTTTTAGTGTATCGATATGTTCTTTTGAGCCTGTTACAAGTAAGGTATCACCGTGTTGTAGTCTTGTATCACCATGTGGAATTAATGCTTTATTCCCACGATAAATTTGAATGACTAGTACATCGCCTAAAAATGGAAGGCGACGAAGTGCAACGCCGTTATATTTATTACTCCGTAGTTCAACTTCACGGACTGTTTCGTTTGCTGTTGTAATTAAGCGCACGAGACTTGGTTTATCAATTAGTGCACGTAATAGAATACGTGTAGAGTTAATTGTTGAGAATACGGCGATATGTTCTTGCGTTGCTTTTTCTTGTAGAAGTGGATCTTCTACACTTGCAATAACATGTTCAACACCTAGCTCTTTTGCATGTTCTGCTAATAATAAGTTTTGTTCATCATCGCTTGTTGCAACAACAACGCGGTCTGCATGAAATGCTGTTTGTTCAGTTAATGATGCAATTGTGATATCATCTAATTTCACGATAGGGAAGTCATGTGATTTCGCTTCCTCATCATTTATTTTATTTTGACGCATCATATATAGTGTTACGTCATAATCTTCTCGTTTTAAATCAAGTGATAACGGAAGGGTAATTCTACTCGCACCAATAATAGAAACTTTTGGCTTTGGCGTTTCTACTTTCGGGAACATCTTTTTAAATAATATAGGTGCGAAAATACAAGTAATAACTGCGCTTAAAATAAGGGAAGCAGATAAACTTGGACTGATGATTCCTAGTTTTTCACCAATTTGTGCAGCTGCAATAACTAAAGAAAGTGTCGATGTTAATAAGATGGCACTCCCCAGTACGATATTACGTGGATACCATTTTCGTAAAACGAGTGATGGTAACAGTTTTGAGATAAAGAGTCCTACAATTAAAATTGGGATCATGAGCATACTAGAAGGTTCTTTGAAAATAGACCAAACCTCTAAATTTACACCAACCATTACGAAGAAAATAGGAATGAAAAAACCATATCCGATGGAATCAAGTTTTTCAACCATATCTTCATTTGGTGATAATAACGATACGAGTACACCTGCTAAGAAGGCACCTAAAATATTTTCTGCCCCAACCGATTCAGATAAACCAACTAATATTAAGATGAGTGCAAAAACAGCTCGTGTATCAATTTGTACACTACCAGCTTTTAAGCTATCTAAGTATGGAATGTTTTTAAAGCGTTTTGCAATGAAGTAAATAACAATACCAGCGCCGAATAGAAGGAGAAGGAGCCACATGCTTTGGCCGCTTTCGGAATTTAATCCGACGAATACAGCGAGTAAAATCATTGTAACTAAATCTGCAATAACAGCGACTAATAAAATGATTTGTCCAATTGCTGTTTTTCCTAAGTTATTCTCTTTTAATGTTGGTACGACAACACCTAAAGAAATTGTTGAAATAATTAAAGTCATAAACATTGCATTATCTACAAATCCTAGCCATACGAATAGTAATGATAGGGCATAAGATAAGATGAAAATAAATAAGAAGATAATACTTGCTGCTTGGAATGTGTTTGGTTCGTTTGTCGTATTCTTTTTCCCTTTTTGTTTAAAGATAGAAAAATCAATTTCTAAACCGCTTAAAAACATAAGAAAGATAAATCCTAGTGTTGATAAGACTTGAAGCCACATATCTGGCTCAATAATATTAAACCCACTTTTACCTACAAAGATTCCTGCGATGATTTCTGCAACAACGACAGGAAGTGCTTTTAATTTAAAGCGTTGTAACAAAAGGGGAACGAAAAACGCGATTGCAACGACAACCATAAGTGATAGAACAGAAGTGTGATGTTCCATTGCGTTCTCTCCCTTCAAATAAATATAGTACCTATTTAGCCATATAATAGGTAGAAAAGCAACGCATATGGATTCGATTTCATAAAGAAAGAGTTTTCTTAACATTTGTCATAATAAGTATACTTTTCATGATTCTGTTGTTAATTCCGTAATGTGGATGAAATAGGGGAGGGCATAAAAAAAGACTGCTGAGAAATCTCAGCAGTCTTTTCATGTACATTACATTGAGAAGAAGATCCATACAGTTAAACCAACTGTTGCAGTTGCAACGAAGAAACTGTATATCATTGTAAGAATTTGAACTCTTCCTTCTCCTTCTTTTAAGTGCATGAACATGATTAATTGTAACAACGCTTGCGCAACAGCCATTACGATAATAGTTGTTAAGATCGTTGAAAGTGGCAGGTTTGTGTAAAGTGCCACGTATAGCGCTAGGAACGTTAGTGCAAGCGATAAAATAAATCCGAAAACGTGTGACCAAGGGAATCCGCTATGCGCATGCCCGTTTGCTTGGTTGTTATTTTGACCCATTTACGCCACCATCCCGTTCAAGTAAACTAGTGTGTAAATAAAGACCCAAACAAGATCAAGGAAATGCCAGTATAAGCTGATAATGAATACTTTACGAGCTGTAACTGGTGTTAAACCTCGTTTCAAAATTTGGATAATAACACAAATTGCCCAAATGATACCGCCTGTTACGTGGGCCCCGTGCGTTCCAAGAAGAACGAAGAATGCAGATAGGAAAGCACTTGTTTGAATTGTTGCGCCTTCACCGATGTACATAATGAACTCTTCGATTTCAAAGAATAGGAAACCTGCACCTAAAAGTAATGTAAGGATGAACCATCCAAGCATTGCTTTTTGGTTGTGCTTACGCATTTCGTGAATTACGATACCACATGTGAAACTACTTGTTAAAAGTAGTAATGTTTGAATTAAAAGCGTTTTAAGTTCAAACAGTTGCGCTGGAGTTGGGCCATCTGCCGTACGACCAGCAAGGACTAGATAAGAGGCGAAAAGTGTTGCGAACAGCATAATTTCAGCCCCAAGAAAAATCCAGAATCCTAGGATATTCAATCTGCTTTGTTCGGATTGATATTCCAAAGGTAAGCTTTTATCTAAAGCCGCCATGTCATTTCACCTCTCATGCTATATGTTCTGTTTCTTTAATTTCATCAACACTTACGTAGTAACCATCGTCATAATCGAATGAACGATAGATTAAGCAAGCTAAAATACCAACGCCGCCGATTGCTGCAAGCCAGAACCAGCTAAATACTAATGCGAAACCTGCAAGACCGAAGAATAAAGACGCAATAATAGGCACACCAGAGTTACTTGGCATGTGAATTGGTTTTAAATCTTCTGCTGCTGGTGTAACTGTTTCTCCGCGTTTCTTCATGTACCAGAAAGCATCAGCTTCTTTAATTTCAGGAAGCTTCGCGAAGTTGTAATGTTGTACAGGAGATTGAGTTGCCCATTCAAGTGTACGACCATCCCATGGATCTCCAGTTGTGTCACGTTCACCGTGACGTGCACTCCAAATTACGTTGTAGCAAAGAAGTAGGAAGCCAATACCCATCATTACCGCACCAACAGATGCGATTTGGTTTAGCCATCCCCATCCAAGACTTTCAGAGTAAGTGTACATACGACGAGTCATACCGTCTAAACCTAAGAAGTACATTGGGAAGAAACAGATGTTGAATCCGCTCATAAAGATCCAGAATGTCCATTTACCTAGGCGTTCATTTAACATATGACCAGTCATTTTTGGATACCAGAATGTGAATCCAGCAAGCATAGCGAATACTGTACCTGCAATTAATACGTAGTGGAAGTGAGCGATTAGGAAGTAGCTGTTATGGTATTGATAATCAGCTGCTGCCATTCCAAGCATAACTCCTGTAACCCCACCGACTACGAAGTTTGGAATAAATGCCAATGACCAAAGCATTGGAACTGTAAAACGAATACGTCCTTTATACAGTGTAAACAACCAGTTAAAGATCTTAACCCCGGTTGGAATCGAAATCGCCATTGTCGAAATCGAGAAGAATGAGTTAACCGCTGGACCTGCACCCATCGTGAAGAAGTGGTGAAGCCATACGACGAAACTTAGTAAAGAAATTGCAACCATTGAGTATACCATCGCACTGTAACCGAATAGACGTTTACGTGAGAATGTACTAATGATTTCAGAGAAAATACCGAATGCCGGTAAAATAACGATATATACTTCAGGGTGACCCCATACCCAGAACAGGTTGGCCCATAACATCGGCATACCGCCGCTCGCCATCGTAAAGAAGTGAGCATCGAATAGACGGTCAAATGTCATTAATGCAAGAGCAACTGTTAATACTGGGAAAGCGAAAATAATGATAATTGTTGTAATTAAGATTGACCAAGTAAACATTGGCATTCTCATTAAAGTCATACCAGGTGTACGCATTTTTAAGATAGTAACAAGGAAGTTAATACCGGTCATTAGCGTACCGAGACCTGAAATCTGTAATGCAATTGCGTAGTAGTTATTTCCTACACCAGAAGTAAACTCTGTACCCGCCATTGGGAAGTAAGAAGTCCACCCAGCGTCTGGAGAACCACCGATTACGAAAGCGATGTTGAATAACATTGCTCCGACAAAGAATAACCAGAAACTTAAAGCATTTAAGAACGGATATGCAACGTCACGAGCACCAATTTGTAATGGTACTACAAGGTTCATTAATCCCATAACGAATGGCATTGCCATGAAAAGAATCATTACTGTACCATGTGTTGTGAAGATTCCGTTATAGTGTTCAGCGTTTAAATAAGTTGTTTCTGGGAATGTTAACTGTGCACGGATCATTAAACCATCCATACCACCACGGAATAACATGATAACCGCAGAAATAATATACATGGCTCCGATTTTTTTATGGTCAACAGTTGTTAACCATTCGTCCCAAAGCCATTTCCATTTTTTATACTTTGTTAGTACGAAAATGATTGCTAATGTCACAAGAACGATAGAAGCGTCTGCACCGTAAATAATCGGGTCACCTGTGACAAAGAATTCATCAAGCTTCACTGTGTTCACTCCAATCTGTTGGAATTATAGCTATTATTTTTTGTTTTTGTAGTAGTTGTAATCACAATATTCAAGTGATTTTGGATCTACATAATCTAAGTGATGGCTAGAGAATGTCATACGACCAACTACACCAGGTTTAACAATTTCGTTGTACTTATCTTCTGTTAGTTTAGGAGCAGTTTGTTGTACTTCTTTAACCCACTTGTCATATTTCTCTTTAGTTTTTGCTTCAACTTCGAACTCCATGTGAGTGAATCCTTCACCAGAGAAGTTCGCGCTACGGCCTAGGTAAGAACCTGGCTTATCAGCTTGTAAATAAAGGTCCATAATCATGCCATCCATTGTGTACTTCATACCACCAAGTTCTGGTACCCAGAAAGCATTCATTGGGCCGACAGAAGTCAGTTTGAATTGAATTGGTACACCAGCTGGGATGTTTAAATAGTTAACGGTTTCAATTTTTTCCTCTGGGTAACTGAATAACCATTTCCAGTTTGCAGATGTAACATAAATTTCAACTGGTTTAATATGTTTGGACTCTTTCGGAACCTCTTCCGAAGCGTAAGTTGCTTTTACTGTTGGGATCGATAATGCGATAACGATAATAACAGGAACAAGCGTCCAAATAATTTCTAATAATGTGTTACCGTGTTGTTCAGGTGGCTCGTAGTCCATATTCTCTGGTTTTTCACGATAACGAATCAAGATGACTGTAAACAGGATGAATACAATTGCGATAATTAATGACATAAGCAAGAATGACCAAACAATTAAATCATACTGTGCTTTTGCAACAGGTCCTTGCGGATTTAATACTGCGAGTTTCTTATCACAGCCGCCGAGGAACAGAAGTAATGATAACGGAAGAAGCGAAGCCAACTTCCAAAATGCTTTCTTTAGTTGCACGATTGAAAATCTCCTTTCTCCTTGGATTGAAACTATGCCAATAAAACAATATAAACCTATTAATTTATAGAAGGCAATAGTTTTTGTGATATTGTTAAAAAATAGACACAAATGCACACTTTTTAAGGTGAATATCATTTGTAACTTGATTACATTGTAAACTATTTTCCAGAGAAAAACGTGATTGTGAAAATTTTAAGATAAATAAAGTTATACCAGGATATCCAAGAAATAGAAAAAAGCTATCTTATCATAAGAAAGATAGCTGAATATTTTGTATATTTAGTTTATTCCTTGTGTGATAGTCTGTTGTTGTTCAAGTGTGACAACTTTTTTATATTTTACTTGGTATAAAATGTAACAAATAATCATAAATGGAATGCCGCAATAAAGAGCGATTCTCTGATCTGGGATGAAAGCTAAACTAACAAATGTAATGAAGTTGAGTGAGAACGCTACGATTGGAACTAGCGGATAGAGTGGTGTACGATATTTTAAATCATTTATGTCGCCACCGTTTTTCACGAAGTTTCTACGGAAGAAAAACTGTGAAGCCGCAATTGACATCCAAACGACAACGGCAGCCATTGCTGCGATTGATGTTAAAATTAAAAAGACAGTATCTGCCGCAAATACACTTGTTAATAGAGACAGACTTGCAAAGATTAGACTGAAAATCAATGCGTTTAGTGGTACACCTTTTTTAGTTAACTTCGTAAATGCTGGACTTGCCATTCCTTGTTTTGCCATCGCCCAAAGCATACGAGAATTTGCATATAGACCAGAGTTAGCTACAGATAATACAGCTGTAATAATAACAAAGTTCATAATGTCTGCTGCATATGGAACGCCAGCTACATCAAATACAAGTACAAATGGACTTTCGACTAGATTAGCCTCTTGCCATGGGAGTAAACCTACAACAACTGATATTGCTAGGACGAAGAAGAATAGAGTGCGCCAAATGGTATTTTTGATCGCTTTTGGAATTGTTTTTTCAGGATTTTCACTTTCTCCTGAAGCAATTCCGATTAATTCTGTTCCCTGGAAGGAGTAATTTACTGTAATCATCGTAAGAAGAACAGCTAATGCACCATTTGGAAATAATCCGCCATTTTCAGTGAAATTGTGAAGCATTGGAGCTGGTTTTCCGTTAAAGTCTAGTAGACCGAACATAACTGCGCCACCGAGTACGATGAAAACAACAATAGTTGCGACTTTTACACTTGCGAACCAAAATTCTGCTTCTGCATATGCCTTTGCTGATAAAGCGTTTACAAGAAAGAGTGCTGCTGCAAATGTAACACACCAAATCCACGAAGAAACGTCTGGAAACCAACGTTTCATTAAAATACTTACAGTTGTTAGCTCTACTCCAACTGTAACCGCCCAATTTAACCAATACATCCAACCGACAACAAACCCAAAACCAGGTGAAATAAATTTGCTTGCATAGCTTTGGAATGAACCTGCTTCTGGCATAGCAACGGATAATTCACCAAGACATAACATCGTTAAATACATAACAAATCCACCGACTAAAAATGCAAGAATAGCTCCACCAGGACCAGCGTTATGGACGATTTGACCAGATCCCATAAATAGGCCAGTTCCGATAACACCACCAAGTGCAATCATAAATAGGTGTCTACTTTTCATTGTTCGTTTTAAATCTGTTTGTTCTACTTGTTGATTCATATGCCCTCACCCCGTTATTTTCTTGTATGTATAAACTGCTTTTCATTCAGAGTTTTTAATCATTAGTGGGGGATGTGACACATACTCGGCTTATTTATTATGAAATGAGTGGAGTATGTAAAAATACGAACTATGACTAAATACTCTAAGAATGTTTATTAACAAGGTGATATCTTCACTATGTTAATTATTTTGATTTTAGCAAAATAATTCAGAAAAGTATATTGTTTTTTCTCTTTATTAAAAATAATTAGAATTTTATAACGTTTAGTTGTGAACAATAATTCACAGAATCTTTCTAGCAAACTAGTAAGAAGAAAGGTACAATGATAGGAGGTATGTCTGTAAAATAATAATTAATGGAGTTTTGTTTAAAATGAAAAAGTTAAAATATCTTTTTGTTTTAGGAATTATACTTGCTGCCGCGTTTTTTATAGGGAAAGATAAAATTATACAAAAGGCGCAAGTATTCCGTTTAGAGTTTCTATCTGAAATGAAAGAAGCGACTATGATTGAAAATGTTCCGTTTATAAAGCAGTTACCAGAATTACCTCGTGGATGTGAAGTGACAAGCTTAGCTATGTTGCTACAATATAAAGGTGTGCAAGTAGATAAGATGCAACTTGCTAGCGAAATTTATCGTGTTCCATTTGAACAAAATGGTTTACGTGGAAATCCTTATGAGGGGTTCGTTGGAAATATTTATACGAAGGCAGAGCCAGGATATGGTGTATATAATCAACCTATTTTTAATTTAGCGGAAAAATATGTTCCTGAAAAAGTAGTTAATTTAACAGGTAGAGACGTGCAAGATATGTATAAAGTAGTTAGTTCTGGTTCGCCGGTATGGGTCATTATTAATACAACGTTTAAGCCATTAGCTGAGAGTAGTTTTGAAACATGGAAAACAAGCTCTGGCGAAGTGAAAATTACATATTTTGAGCATAGTGTAGTAGTAATTGGATATGATCAAAACTTTGTGTATGTAAATGATCCGCTTAAAAATAATCCGCGTTTGGCTGTTCCGCGAACAGAGTTTGAGAAAGCTTGGGAGCAAATGGGGAAACAAGCGATTACTATTTTATAATAATGAAAAAGTCATCTTTTTGATGGCTTTTTATTTTTAAATTATTGAGATTGAAAATTCAGAAGATTCTTTTAAAAGTTAGCGATTCACGTTATAATAACATTTAACTTGGTGAAGGAGGAGAGAAGAGAAATGGATGTTGCAAAAGAACTTGTTTTGTCAAAGAATCAGTTGGTTGAGTGGAGAAGACATTTTCATAAGTATCCAGAGCTATCTTTTCAAGAAGAGAAAACATCGCAGTTTGTGTTCGATATACTTCGGAAAATCCCATATTTAGAAGTGTCAAGACCTACTAAATATAGTGTAATGGCAAGGTTGATTGGTAAGCAACCTGGTAAAATAGTTGCAGTTCGAGCTGATATGGATGCTCTTCCTATTCATGAAGAAAATGAGTTTGATTTTATTTCTGCATACCCAGGTGTGATGCATGCATGTGGTCATGATGGACATATAGCGATATTACTTGGAGTCGTACATAAGTTAGTAGAAGAAAGAGAGAAGATTAAAGGGGAGATTCGTTTTCTATTCCAACATGCTGAAGAAAACTTTCCTGGTGGTGCAGAGGAAATGGTCGCAGCAGGTGTAATGGAAGGTGTGGATTATATTATTGGTGCTCACCTTTGGGCGTCGTTAGAGGTTGGGAAAGTAGGTGTAATTTATGGTCCTGCAATGGCTGCCCCAGATGTTTTTAAAATTACGATAGAAGGAAAAGGTGGACATGCTGGAATCCCTCATGAAACGGTTGATAGTATTGCCATCGGCACACAAGTTGTTACACAAATTCAGCAAATTGTATCTCGCCTCACGAATCCGTTAGATTCCCTTGTAGTATCTGTTACGCAATTTCATGCTGGGACAACTCATAATGTGATTCCAGAACAAGCGGAGATTGAAGGGACAGTGCGGAGTTTAAGACATGAATTGCGAGAAGAAACAGAGCAAAGGATTGAGCGGATTGTGAAGCATGTGACAGGTGCTTACGGAGCGGGATATACGTTTTCTTATGAATATGGATATCGACCAGTAGTAAATGACTATGAAGTTACAGAGATTATTGAGCAAACAGCATTACAGCTTTATGGAAGGGAACGAGTTACTCGTTTACAGCCGACGATGGCCGGGGAAGATTTTTCAGCGTTTTTACAAAAGGCACCAGGGACATTCTTTTTTATCGGAGCGGGAAATAAAGAGAAAGGAATTATATATCCTCACCATCACCCTCGTTTTACGATTGATGAAGATGCATTACCGATTGGCGTGGAAGTTTTTGTATCATCTATTATGAATTTTATAAGTAAAGGAGAATGAGATGAAGAAAATACACGTATTAGCGCTTATTCCAGTTTTTTGTTTAGTTATTGGACCTGTATTTGCTAATTCAGTTACTCCTTACATATTAGGGATGCCATTTTTATTATTTTGGGTATTATTATCGGTTCTCATTACGTCTCTTTGTATGGGGATTGTGTACGTATTCGATCCTGCTAATAAGGGGGATGTAAAATGACCGCATTACTTATCATTATTTTGTTTTTGTTTCTCGCACTATTTTTAGGAATTCGGGCGCAATATGGAAAAGATATGAATTTAGAACAATGGTCAGTTGGTGGAAGAGGATTTGGCACTGTTTTTGTTTTTCTCCTTATGGCAGGTGAAATTTATACGACATTCACATTTTTAGGTGGAAGTGGATGGGCATATAGTAAAGGAGCACCTACTTTCTATATTTTAGGTTATGGTGCATTAGCTTATATTTTATCTTACTTTTTATTGCCGCCAGTTTGGAAGTATGCGAAAGAGCATAATCTCGTTTCACAGCCGGATTTTTTTGTGAAGAAATATAAGAGTCAGACACTTGGCATTATCGTTTCTATCATTGGGGTTATTTCGATTATCCCATACCTTGTTTTACAGTTAAAAGGATTAGGAATTATCGTTTCGGAAGCGTCTTACGGAAGGGTATCACCAGTTATTGCAGTGTGGATTGGCGCAATTGTTATAACGATATATGTAATGGTTTCAGGTATACATGGCTCTGCTTGGACAGCTGCTTTGAAGGATATTATGATACTGTTTATCGTTATGTTTTTAGGTATATATTTACCATATCATTATTATGGAGGATTTCAGCCGATGTTCGAAGCTGTAGAAGCAGCAAAACCAGGCTTTTTATCTTTACCTGATGAAGGAATGAGCATTTCTTGGTTTGTTTCTACTATTGTATTAACAGCTCTCGGTTTCTATATGTGGCCCCATACATTCGCTTCTGCTTTCTCTGCAAAAAATGAAAAAGTATTTCGTAAAAATGCGGCAATTATGCCATTGTATTCTTTAGTTTTACTTTTCGTGTTCTTTGCAGGGTTTGCAGCTATCTTGCAAGTTCCTGGATTAAAGGGAGGGGATGTAGACCTTTCGTTATTCCGTCTGGCTCTTCAAACTTTTGATCCGTGGTTTATTGGGATTATTGGTAGTGCTGGGGTTTTAACAGCATTAGTTCCGGGTTCTATGCTTGTCATGGCCGCTTCTACATTATTAGCGAAAAATATTTACCGAACAATGGTCCCAACTGCTTCGGATCGACAAGTTGCCAAAGCGGCGAAATTATTTGTTCCAGTAGTAACGCTTGTAGCTGTTTTGTTCACTTTTAAAGGTGGAGAAACGATAGGGGCACTTCTTTTAATGGGATATAGTATAGTGACACAACTTTTCCCAGCACTTGTATGTAGTTTGTTTCCACGTCAGATTATTACGAAGCAAGGGGCAATTGCAGGAATGGGGATTGGTTTGTTAGTGGTCGCATATATTACTTTATCTGGTTCAACTATAGCTACGATGTTTCCGGGTTTCCCCCAATATATAAAAGATTTAAATGTAGGTATAGTTGCATTGTTAATGAATATGATTGTGATGTTTATCGTTAGTGGGTTTACGAAAAGTGTGTCTATAAAGACAGACAATATAATAGTAGAAAAGTGATTCGTGTGTTAGGGCTATCTTTGAAAAGAGATAGCTCTTTTTTGTATATATTTCCTTCTATTAGCGGAATCTA from Bacillus basilensis includes the following:
- a CDS encoding cytochrome aa3 quinol oxidase subunit II is translated as MQLKKAFWKLASLLPLSLLLFLGGCDKKLAVLNPQGPVAKAQYDLIVWSFLLMSLIIAIVFILFTVILIRYREKPENMDYEPPEQHGNTLLEIIWTLVPVIIVIALSIPTVKATYASEEVPKESKHIKPVEIYVTSANWKWLFSYPEEKIETVNYLNIPAGVPIQFKLTSVGPMNAFWVPELGGMKYTMDGMIMDLYLQADKPGSYLGRSANFSGEGFTHMEFEVEAKTKEKYDKWVKEVQQTAPKLTEDKYNEIVKPGVVGRMTFSSHHLDYVDPKSLEYCDYNYYKNKK
- the qoxB gene encoding cytochrome aa3 quinol oxidase subunit I; this encodes MKLDEFFVTGDPIIYGADASIVLVTLAIIFVLTKYKKWKWLWDEWLTTVDHKKIGAMYIISAVIMLFRGGMDGLMIRAQLTFPETTYLNAEHYNGIFTTHGTVMILFMAMPFVMGLMNLVVPLQIGARDVAYPFLNALSFWLFFVGAMLFNIAFVIGGSPDAGWTSYFPMAGTEFTSGVGNNYYAIALQISGLGTLMTGINFLVTILKMRTPGMTLMRMPMFTWSILITTIIIIFAFPVLTVALALMTFDRLFDAHFFTMASGGMPMLWANLFWVWGHPEVYIVILPAFGIFSEIISTFSRKRLFGYSAMVYSMVAISLLSFVVWLHHFFTMGAGPAVNSFFSISTMAISIPTGVKIFNWLFTLYKGRIRFTVPMLWSLAFIPNFVVGGVTGVMLGMAAADYQYHNSYFLIAHFHYVLIAGTVFAMLAGFTFWYPKMTGHMLNERLGKWTFWIFMSGFNICFFPMYFLGLDGMTRRMYTYSESLGWGWLNQIASVGAVMMGIGFLLLCYNVIWSARHGERDTTGDPWDGRTLEWATQSPVQHYNFAKLPEIKEADAFWYMKKRGETVTPAAEDLKPIHMPSNSGVPIIASLFFGLAGFALVFSWFWLAAIGGVGILACLIYRSFDYDDGYYVSVDEIKETEHIA
- the qoxD gene encoding cytochrome aa3 quinol oxidase subunit IV, with protein sequence MGQNNNQANGHAHSGFPWSHVFGFILSLALTFLALYVALYTNLPLSTILTTIIVMAVAQALLQLIMFMHLKEGEGRVQILTMIYSFFVATATVGLTVWIFFSM
- a CDS encoding monovalent cation:proton antiporter family protein is translated as MEHHTSVLSLMVVVAIAFFVPLLLQRFKLKALPVVVAEIIAGIFVGKSGFNIIEPDMWLQVLSTLGFIFLMFLSGLEIDFSIFKQKGKKNTTNEPNTFQAASIIFLFIFILSYALSLLFVWLGFVDNAMFMTLIISTISLGVVVPTLKENNLGKTAIGQIILLVAVIADLVTMILLAVFVGLNSESGQSMWLLLLLFGAGIVIYFIAKRFKNIPYLDSLKAGSVQIDTRAVFALILILVGLSESVGAENILGAFLAGVLVSLLSPNEDMVEKLDSIGYGFFIPIFFVMVGVNLEVWSIFKEPSSMLMIPILIVGLFISKLLPSLVLRKWYPRNIVLGSAILLTSTLSLVIAAAQIGEKLGIISPSLSASLILSAVITCIFAPILFKKMFPKVETPKPKVSIIGASRITLPLSLDLKREDYDVTLYMMRQNKINDEEAKSHDFPIVKLDDITIASLTEQTAFHADRVVVATSDDEQNLLLAEHAKELGVEHVIASVEDPLLQEKATQEHIAVFSTINSTRILLRALIDKPSLVRLITTANETVREVELRSNKYNGVALRRLPFLGDVLVIQIYRGNKALIPHGDTRLQHGDTLLVTGSKEHIDTLKSILE
- a CDS encoding DUF4022 family protein yields the protein MLLSHIMGMDHIMSIVTLALLLLAEVLVAIILIGVSIEICSYGWKKSNGIKYSCLLLSLLLGTASILGLFAAPAYFFIQLTEKGL
- the qoxC gene encoding cytochrome aa3 quinol oxidase subunit III translates to MAALDKSLPLEYQSEQSRLNILGFWIFLGAEIMLFATLFASYLVLAGRTADGPTPAQLFELKTLLIQTLLLLTSSFTCGIVIHEMRKHNQKAMLGWFILTLLLGAGFLFFEIEEFIMYIGEGATIQTSAFLSAFFVLLGTHGAHVTGGIIWAICVIIQILKRGLTPVTARKVFIISLYWHFLDLVWVFIYTLVYLNGMVA
- a CDS encoding GNAT family N-acetyltransferase, which codes for MITVKNIDGSETYVLRQKILRPSQTLADCKYPSDYKTASFHLGAFINDKLVSIASFSKEIYPDLPAGIHYRLRGMATLPEFRNKHAGSSLIQKAEQILQERQANILWCNGRVTVADYYKRLGFQEHGEIFEIEPIGLHKVLYKRI
- a CDS encoding helix-turn-helix transcriptional regulator; its protein translation is MAVSKIKVARVQLDLTQQQLAEKVGVTRQTISLIEKGKYNPSLDLCLKICYAVDKTLNDLFWEEKE